In a single window of the Pseudomonas oryzihabitans genome:
- the pcaC gene encoding 4-carboxymuconolactone decarboxylase yields MDERERYEAGMQVRRAVLGDAHVDRSLEKLTPFNEEFQEMITRHAWGDIWTRPGLPRHTRSLITIAMLIGMNREGELRLHLRAARSNGVTREEIKELIMQSAIYCGIPAANATFHLAEAVWDELGVESLEG; encoded by the coding sequence TTGGACGAAAGAGAACGTTATGAAGCCGGCATGCAGGTCCGCCGCGCCGTGCTGGGCGACGCCCATGTCGATCGCAGCCTGGAAAAGCTGACCCCCTTCAACGAAGAATTCCAAGAGATGATCACCCGCCACGCCTGGGGCGACATCTGGACCCGCCCGGGCCTGCCGCGGCACACCCGCAGCCTGATCACCATCGCCATGCTGATCGGCATGAACCGCGAAGGCGAACTGCGCCTGCACCTGCGCGCCGCGCGCAGCAACGGGGTGACGCGGGAGGAAATCAAGGAGTTGATCATGCAGAGCGCCATCTACTGCGGCATCCCGGCGGCCAATGCCACCTTCCATTTGGCGGAGGCGGTATGGGATGAGTTGGGGGTGGAGTCGTTGGAGGGGTGA
- the pcaD gene encoding 3-oxoadipate enol-lactonase, which yields MPSVRLADGDLNYRLEGPEGAPVLILSNSLGTHLAMWDDQAAAFSERFRLLRYDTRGHGASLVTPGPYRMDENGRDVLALADALGIERFAFCGLSMGGSIGQWLGINAPERITRLVLCNTAAKIGTPEVWNTRIQTVEAGGEQAMRDLRDASIGRWFTPDFASAEPERVDRIVAMLAGTSPQGYAANCAAVRDADFREVLDAIRAPTLIVAGTHDAVTTPADGRFLQEHIPGAEYVEFPAAHLSNVQMGDAFTQRVLAFLSA from the coding sequence ATGCCCAGCGTACGTCTCGCCGATGGCGACCTGAACTACCGGCTGGAGGGCCCCGAGGGCGCCCCCGTGCTGATCCTGTCCAACTCCCTGGGCACCCACCTCGCCATGTGGGATGACCAGGCCGCGGCCTTCAGCGAGCGTTTCCGCCTGCTGCGCTACGACACCCGAGGCCATGGCGCCTCCCTGGTGACCCCCGGTCCCTATCGGATGGACGAGAACGGTCGCGACGTCCTGGCCCTGGCCGATGCCCTGGGCATCGAGCGATTCGCCTTCTGCGGCCTGTCCATGGGCGGCTCCATCGGCCAGTGGCTGGGCATCAACGCGCCGGAGCGGATCACCCGCCTGGTGCTGTGCAACACCGCCGCCAAGATCGGCACCCCCGAGGTGTGGAACACCCGCATCCAGACCGTGGAAGCCGGTGGCGAGCAGGCCATGCGCGACCTGCGCGACGCCTCCATCGGTCGCTGGTTCACCCCCGACTTCGCCAGCGCCGAGCCGGAACGGGTCGACCGCATCGTCGCCATGCTCGCCGGGACCTCGCCCCAGGGGTATGCGGCCAACTGCGCGGCGGTGCGCGATGCCGACTTCCGCGAGGTGCTGGATGCCATCCGTGCGCCGACGCTGATCGTCGCCGGCACCCATGACGCCGTGACCACCCCGGCCGACGGGCGCTTCCTGCAGGAGCACATTCCCGGCGCCGAGTACGTCGAGTTTCCCGCCGCCCACCTGTCCAACGTGCAGATGGGCGATGCCTTCACCCAGCGCGTGCTGGCCTTCCTGAGCGCCTAA
- a CDS encoding 3-carboxy-cis,cis-muconate cycloisomerase gives MSNLLFDAYFTSAAMRAVFCDLGRLQGMLDFEAALARAEAAVGVIPQTAVAPIAAACRAERYDAGELAQAVVSAGNSAIPLVKALGRQIAAQDPEAERHLHRGATSQDAMDSGLVLQIRQALDLLDADLAHLAEALAAQAERHAGTVLAGRTWLQHATPVTLGMKLAGVLGAITRHRQRLAELRPRVLVLQFGGASGSLAALGADALPVAEALARELELSLPEQPWHTQRDRLVEVGAWLGLVAGSLGKLGRDLSLLMQTEAAEVFEPSEPGKGGSSTMPHKRNPVGAAVLIAAATRAPGLVSTLFSAMPQEHERSLGLWHAEWETLPELFCLASGALQQAQAIVAGLEVDAARMQANLELTHGLVLAEAVSIALAGRLGREAAHHLVEQSCKRAVQEGRHLRQVLGDTPEVTAELSSVELDRLLDPAHYQGQARAWVTRALAEHRTLLAHS, from the coding sequence ATGTCCAACCTGCTATTCGATGCCTACTTCACCAGCGCCGCCATGCGCGCGGTGTTCTGTGACCTGGGCCGACTGCAGGGCATGCTGGACTTCGAGGCGGCCCTGGCTCGCGCCGAAGCGGCGGTAGGGGTGATTCCCCAGACGGCGGTGGCACCCATCGCCGCCGCCTGCCGCGCCGAGCGGTATGACGCTGGCGAGCTGGCCCAGGCGGTGGTCAGCGCCGGCAATTCGGCCATTCCCCTGGTTAAGGCCCTGGGCCGGCAGATCGCCGCCCAGGACCCCGAGGCCGAGCGCCATCTGCACCGCGGCGCGACCAGCCAGGACGCCATGGACAGCGGTCTGGTCTTGCAGATTCGCCAGGCGCTGGACCTACTGGACGCTGATCTGGCGCACCTGGCCGAGGCCCTGGCGGCCCAGGCCGAGCGCCATGCCGGTACCGTGCTGGCCGGCCGGACCTGGCTGCAACATGCGACGCCCGTGACCCTGGGCATGAAGCTGGCCGGGGTGCTGGGCGCCATCACCCGTCACCGCCAGCGCCTGGCCGAATTGAGGCCACGGGTACTGGTGCTGCAATTCGGTGGGGCCTCGGGCAGCCTGGCCGCCCTGGGCGCTGACGCCCTGCCGGTGGCCGAGGCCCTGGCCCGGGAGCTGGAGCTGAGCCTGCCGGAGCAACCCTGGCACACCCAGCGCGATCGCCTGGTTGAGGTCGGCGCCTGGCTTGGCCTGGTGGCCGGCAGCCTGGGCAAGCTGGGGCGAGATCTGTCGCTGCTGATGCAGACCGAAGCCGCCGAAGTCTTCGAACCCTCCGAGCCGGGCAAGGGCGGTTCTTCCACCATGCCGCACAAACGTAATCCGGTGGGCGCGGCGGTGCTGATCGCCGCCGCCACCCGCGCGCCGGGTCTGGTCAGCACCCTGTTTTCCGCCATGCCCCAGGAGCACGAGCGCAGCCTGGGCCTCTGGCACGCCGAGTGGGAAACCCTGCCGGAGCTGTTCTGCCTGGCCTCCGGCGCCCTGCAACAGGCCCAGGCCATCGTCGCCGGCCTGGAAGTGGACGCCGCGCGTATGCAGGCCAATCTGGAACTGACCCACGGCCTGGTGTTGGCCGAGGCGGTCAGCATCGCCCTGGCTGGGCGTCTGGGTCGCGAGGCCGCCCACCACCTGGTGGAGCAGAGCTGCAAGCGCGCCGTCCAGGAGGGGCGTCACCTGCGGCAGGTACTGGGCGATACGCCGGAAGTGACCGCCGAACTCTCCAGTGTCGAACTGGATCGTCTGCTGGACCCTGCCCATTACCAAGGACAGGCCCGCGCCTGGGTGACCCGCGCCCTGGCCGAACACCGCACCCTGCTTGCCCATTCCTAG
- a CDS encoding MFS family transporter, with amino-acid sequence MSTHPHYSFEERKKRIFAIVGASSGNLVEWFDFYVYAFCSIYFAAAFFPKSDPTVQLLSTAGVFAAGFLMRPLGGWIFGRVADKYGRRTSMVISILMMGAGSLAIACLPTYSSIGVAAPALLLLARLLQGISVGGEYGTTATYMSEVALRGQRGFFASFQYVTLIGGQLLAVLVVVILQQVLSDADLRAWGWRIPFLVGAAAAVVSLFLRRSLEETTTAETRANKEAGTLSGLFKHHKAAFFTVLGYTAGGSLIFYTFTTYMQKYLVNTSGMDAKTASAVMTCALLVFMLMQPLFGMLSDRIGRRASMLLFGGLGTVCTWPILTALASVQSPFVAFLLICLAMAIISLYTSISGLVKAEMFPPQVRALGVGLSYAVANAIFGGSAEFVALSFKTQGHEEVFYIYVSVMLAVAFLVSLRLPRQATYLHHDH; translated from the coding sequence ATGAGCACTCACCCGCATTACAGCTTCGAGGAGCGCAAGAAGCGCATCTTCGCCATCGTCGGCGCCTCGTCCGGCAACCTGGTGGAATGGTTCGACTTCTACGTCTACGCCTTCTGTTCCATCTACTTCGCCGCCGCCTTCTTCCCCAAGAGCGATCCCACCGTGCAGCTGCTGAGCACCGCCGGGGTGTTCGCCGCGGGCTTTCTCATGCGCCCCCTGGGCGGCTGGATCTTCGGGCGCGTCGCCGACAAGTACGGCCGGCGCACCTCCATGGTCATCTCCATCCTGATGATGGGCGCCGGCTCCCTGGCCATCGCCTGCCTGCCCACCTATTCCAGCATCGGCGTCGCGGCGCCGGCGCTGCTGCTGCTCGCACGGCTCCTGCAGGGCATCTCGGTGGGCGGTGAATACGGCACCACCGCCACCTACATGAGCGAAGTGGCCCTGCGTGGCCAGCGCGGTTTCTTCGCTTCCTTCCAGTACGTCACCCTGATCGGCGGCCAGCTGCTGGCCGTGCTGGTGGTGGTGATCCTGCAGCAGGTGCTCAGCGATGCCGACCTGCGCGCCTGGGGCTGGCGGATTCCCTTCCTGGTCGGTGCCGCCGCGGCAGTGGTATCGCTGTTCCTGCGCCGCTCGCTGGAAGAGACCACCACCGCCGAGACCCGCGCCAACAAGGAAGCCGGCACCCTCAGCGGCCTGTTCAAGCATCACAAGGCGGCCTTCTTCACCGTGCTCGGCTACACCGCCGGCGGCTCGCTGATCTTCTATACCTTCACCACCTACATGCAGAAGTACCTCGTCAACACCAGTGGCATGGACGCCAAGACCGCCAGCGCCGTGATGACCTGCGCCCTGCTGGTGTTCATGCTGATGCAGCCGCTGTTCGGCATGCTCTCCGACCGCATCGGCCGGCGCGCTTCCATGCTGCTGTTCGGTGGCCTGGGCACGGTCTGCACCTGGCCGATCCTCACCGCCCTGGCCAGCGTCCAGAGCCCCTTCGTGGCCTTCCTGCTGATCTGCCTGGCCATGGCCATCATCAGCCTCTACACCTCCATCAGCGGGCTGGTGAAGGCGGAGATGTTCCCGCCGCAGGTGCGCGCCCTGGGCGTGGGCCTGTCCTATGCGGTGGCCAATGCGATCTTTGGCGGCTCGGCGGAATTCGTCGCCCTGAGCTTCAAGACCCAGGGGCACGAAGAGGTGTTCTACATCTATGTCTCGGTGATGCTGGCGGTGGCCTTCCTGGTCAGCCTGCGGCTGCCGCGACAAGCCACCTACCTGCATCACGACCACTAA
- the pcaF gene encoding 3-oxoadipyl-CoA thiolase, whose protein sequence is MSRPVYICDAIRTPIGRLNGGLSAVRADDLAAIPLQALQERNPQVDWTAVDEVFMGCANQAGEDNRNVARMAVLLSGLPETVPGVTLNRLCASGMEAVGQAYRAIALGEMELVIAAGVESMTRAPYVMGKADSAFGRGQKLEDTTLGWRFINPAMKEAYGVDSMPVTGDNVATDYGVSRADQDAFGLRSQQRAAAAQESGYYAEEIVPVTIKGKKDDVVVERDEHPRPDTTAEGLAKLKPVNGPDQTVTAGNASGLNDGASAIILASAEAVKKHGLTPRARVLGMASGGVAPRIMGVGPTPAVRKLLKQLDLSIEAFDVIELNEAFAAQGIAVLRELGVADDSPKVNPNGGAIALGHPLGMSGNRLVLTAVHQLEKTGGRLGLATMCVGVGQGLALAVERVESI, encoded by the coding sequence ATGAGTCGCCCCGTCTATATCTGCGATGCCATCCGTACCCCCATCGGCCGTCTCAACGGCGGTCTCTCGGCGGTGCGCGCCGACGACCTGGCGGCCATTCCGCTGCAGGCGTTGCAGGAGCGCAATCCCCAGGTGGACTGGACGGCGGTGGACGAAGTGTTCATGGGCTGCGCCAACCAGGCCGGTGAGGACAACCGCAACGTGGCGCGCATGGCGGTCTTGCTGTCGGGGCTACCGGAAACGGTGCCGGGCGTGACCCTCAATCGCCTCTGCGCCTCGGGCATGGAAGCGGTGGGCCAGGCCTATCGCGCCATCGCTTTGGGCGAGATGGAGCTGGTGATCGCTGCCGGGGTGGAATCCATGACCCGCGCGCCCTATGTCATGGGCAAGGCCGACAGCGCCTTCGGTCGTGGCCAGAAGCTGGAAGACACCACCCTGGGCTGGCGCTTCATCAACCCGGCGATGAAGGAGGCCTATGGGGTGGACAGCATGCCGGTCACCGGTGACAACGTCGCCACCGACTATGGTGTCAGCCGCGCCGACCAGGACGCCTTCGGCCTGCGCAGCCAGCAGCGTGCCGCGGCGGCCCAGGAATCCGGCTACTACGCCGAGGAAATCGTCCCGGTGACCATCAAGGGCAAGAAGGATGACGTGGTGGTGGAGCGCGACGAGCATCCGCGTCCGGACACCACTGCCGAAGGCCTGGCCAAGCTCAAACCGGTCAACGGCCCGGACCAGACCGTGACCGCGGGCAACGCCTCTGGGCTCAACGACGGCGCCTCGGCCATCATCCTGGCCTCGGCAGAAGCTGTGAAGAAGCATGGCCTCACGCCCCGCGCCCGGGTACTGGGCATGGCCAGCGGCGGGGTAGCGCCGCGCATCATGGGGGTCGGTCCGACTCCGGCAGTGCGCAAGCTGCTGAAGCAACTGGACCTGTCCATCGAGGCCTTCGACGTCATCGAACTCAACGAAGCCTTCGCCGCCCAGGGCATCGCCGTCCTGCGCGAACTGGGCGTGGCCGACGACAGCCCCAAGGTCAATCCCAATGGCGGCGCCATCGCCCTGGGTCATCCCCTGGGCATGAGCGGCAACCGCCTGGTGCTCACTGCGGTGCACCAGCTGGAGAAGACCGGCGGCCGCCTGGGTCTCGCCACCATGTGCGTGGGCGTCGGCCAGGGGCTGGCGCTGGCGGTGGAGCGGGTGGAGTCGATCTAG
- a CDS encoding CoA-transferase subunit beta: MSDFTTNEMMTVAAARRLGNGSVCFVGIGLPSTAANLARLTHAPDVVLIYESGPIGAKPSVLPLSIGDGELAETADTVVPTGEIFRYWLQGGRIDVGFLGAAQVDRFGNINTTVIGDYHQPKVRLPGAGGAPEIAGSAKEVLIILKQSHRSFVDKLAFITSVGFGEGGDHRQQLGLPGKGPTAIITDLCIMEPEAGTHEFVVTALHPGVTREQVVAATGWAIRFADQVATTAAPTATELDALRDLQARTNAAHGGQKGAEE, from the coding sequence ATGAGCGACTTCACCACCAATGAAATGATGACCGTGGCCGCGGCACGCCGCCTCGGCAATGGCAGCGTCTGCTTCGTCGGCATCGGCCTGCCGTCCACCGCCGCCAACCTGGCGCGCCTGACCCATGCGCCGGACGTGGTGCTGATCTACGAATCCGGTCCCATCGGTGCCAAGCCCTCGGTGCTGCCGCTGTCCATCGGCGACGGCGAGTTGGCCGAGACCGCCGACACCGTGGTACCCACCGGCGAGATCTTCCGCTACTGGCTGCAGGGCGGACGCATCGATGTGGGCTTTCTGGGCGCGGCCCAGGTCGACCGCTTCGGCAACATCAACACCACGGTGATCGGTGACTACCACCAGCCCAAGGTACGCCTGCCTGGCGCTGGCGGCGCCCCGGAAATCGCCGGCTCGGCCAAGGAGGTGCTGATCATCCTCAAGCAGTCGCACCGCAGCTTCGTCGACAAGCTGGCCTTCATCACCTCGGTGGGCTTCGGCGAGGGTGGCGATCACCGCCAGCAGCTGGGCCTGCCGGGCAAGGGCCCGACCGCCATCATCACCGACCTCTGCATCATGGAGCCGGAGGCCGGCACCCACGAATTCGTGGTGACCGCCCTGCATCCCGGGGTGACCCGCGAGCAGGTGGTGGCCGCCACTGGCTGGGCCATCCGTTTCGCCGACCAGGTCGCCACCACTGCGGCGCCGACCGCGACCGAACTCGACGCCCTGCGTGATCTGCAGGCCCGGACCAATGCCGCCCATGGCGGCCAGAAAGGAGCTGAGGAATGA
- a CDS encoding CoA transferase subunit A: MAQILSLSEAIQRFVHDGETVALEGFTHLIPTAAAHELIRQNRRDLTLVRMTPDLVYDLLIGAGCAKRLIFSWGGNPGVGSLHRLRDAVEKGWPHKLEISEHSHAALANAYVAGASNLPFAVLRGYQGSDLAKVNPDIKTIACPFTGEQLAAVPSVRPDVTVIHAQKADRQGNVLIQGILGVQKEAALAAQRCIVTVEELVDDLQAPMNACVLPTWALSAVCVVPGGAHPSYAHGYYERDNRFYQAWDPIARDRDTFTQWIDTYIRGTADFAAFQAKLAAEA, encoded by the coding sequence ATGGCCCAGATCCTGTCCCTGAGCGAAGCCATCCAGCGCTTCGTCCACGATGGCGAGACCGTCGCCCTCGAAGGCTTCACCCATCTCATTCCGACCGCCGCCGCCCACGAGCTGATCCGCCAGAATCGGCGCGACCTGACCCTGGTGCGCATGACCCCCGACCTGGTCTATGACCTGCTGATCGGTGCCGGCTGTGCCAAGCGGCTGATCTTCTCCTGGGGCGGCAACCCCGGGGTCGGCTCCCTGCACCGGCTGCGCGATGCGGTGGAAAAAGGCTGGCCGCACAAGCTGGAGATTTCCGAGCACAGCCACGCAGCCCTGGCCAACGCCTATGTCGCCGGCGCCTCCAACCTGCCCTTCGCCGTTCTGCGCGGCTACCAGGGCTCGGACCTGGCCAAGGTCAATCCGGACATCAAGACCATCGCCTGCCCCTTCACCGGCGAGCAGCTCGCCGCGGTGCCCAGCGTGCGCCCGGACGTCACCGTCATCCATGCGCAGAAGGCCGACCGCCAGGGCAACGTGCTGATCCAGGGCATCCTCGGTGTGCAGAAGGAAGCGGCCCTGGCCGCCCAGCGCTGCATCGTCACCGTGGAAGAGCTCGTCGACGACCTCCAGGCGCCGATGAACGCCTGCGTGCTGCCGACCTGGGCGCTCAGCGCGGTCTGCGTGGTGCCGGGTGGGGCGCATCCGTCCTATGCCCACGGCTACTACGAGCGGGACAACCGCTTCTACCAGGCCTGGGATCCGATCGCTCGCGACCGCGACACCTTTACCCAGTGGATCGACACCTACATCCGCGGTACCGCGGACTTCGCCGCCTTCCAGGCGAAGCTGGCTGCGGAGGCCTGA
- a CDS encoding VF530 family DNA-binding protein, producing MSDKPRASLEGITLEALLTRLVEHHGWEELGRRIPLRCFTHEPSIKSSLTFLRRTPWAREKVEQLYRRLPKQG from the coding sequence ATGTCCGACAAGCCCCGCGCCTCCCTCGAAGGCATCACCCTCGAAGCCTTGCTCACCCGCCTGGTGGAGCATCACGGCTGGGAAGAACTCGGCCGCCGCATTCCGCTGCGCTGCTTCACCCATGAGCCCAGTATCAAATCCAGCCTGACCTTCCTGCGCCGCACGCCCTGGGCGCGGGAAAAGGTCGAGCAGCTCTATCGGCGCCTGCCCAAGCAGGGCTGA
- a CDS encoding SPFH domain-containing protein: MSVSLIVALLLLVFIVVTVAKGVRLVPQGQEWIVERLGKYRTTLKPGLNFLIPYMDQVSYRLSTKDLILDVQQQEVITRDNAVILANALCFAKIVDPAKAAYGVEDYAQAITSLAMTSLRAIIGEMELDQALSSRDEIKARLRVSMAEQTVDWGITVKAVEVQELKPTPSMQAAMEMQAAAERERKAVVTRAEGAKQAAILEADARLEAAKRDGVAQVTLAQASAAALSKISEAVGSEPTPVLYLLGERYINAMEKLATSDNAKTVVLPADIQQTLRGLLGTKP; encoded by the coding sequence ATGAGTGTCAGCCTTATCGTCGCCCTGCTGTTGCTGGTCTTCATCGTCGTCACCGTCGCCAAGGGCGTGCGCCTGGTGCCCCAGGGGCAGGAGTGGATCGTCGAGCGCCTCGGCAAGTACCGTACCACCCTCAAGCCTGGGCTGAATTTCCTCATCCCCTACATGGACCAGGTCAGCTACCGCCTCAGCACCAAGGACCTGATCCTCGATGTGCAGCAACAGGAGGTCATCACCCGTGACAACGCGGTGATCCTGGCCAATGCCCTGTGCTTCGCCAAGATCGTCGATCCGGCCAAGGCGGCCTATGGCGTGGAAGACTATGCCCAGGCCATCACCAGCCTGGCGATGACCTCGCTGCGCGCCATCATCGGCGAGATGGAACTGGATCAGGCGCTGTCCTCGCGAGACGAGATCAAGGCGCGGCTGAGGGTCAGCATGGCCGAGCAGACCGTTGACTGGGGCATCACCGTCAAGGCGGTGGAGGTGCAGGAACTCAAGCCGACGCCCTCGATGCAGGCGGCGATGGAAATGCAGGCGGCCGCCGAGCGGGAGCGCAAGGCGGTGGTGACCAGGGCCGAAGGCGCCAAGCAGGCCGCCATCCTGGAGGCCGATGCCCGTCTCGAAGCCGCCAAGCGCGACGGCGTGGCCCAGGTGACCCTGGCGCAGGCCTCCGCCGCGGCCCTGAGCAAGATTTCCGAAGCCGTGGGCAGCGAGCCAACCCCGGTGCTCTACCTGCTGGGCGAGCGTTATATCAATGCCATGGAAAAGCTGGCCACCAGCGACAACGCCAAGACGGTGGTCTTGCCGGCCGATATCCAGCAGACGCTGCGCGGGTTGCTGGGGACCAAGCCCTAG
- a CDS encoding NfeD family protein: MDVHWWYWLVLGVGLVLSELVVPAFFLIWFGLGALLVGVLLLALPTLALAWQLLVWSLASLAAVFLWFRYGKGRSKPGEDWSADAHLGEIGLLVAAVGPFARGRVRFQKPILGSDEWPCLADAEIAAGERVRLLAFEGNLVKVARQS; the protein is encoded by the coding sequence ATGGACGTGCATTGGTGGTACTGGCTGGTGCTGGGCGTCGGCCTGGTGCTGAGCGAATTGGTGGTGCCGGCCTTTTTCCTGATCTGGTTCGGCCTGGGCGCCCTGTTGGTCGGCGTGCTGCTGCTGGCACTGCCGACCCTGGCACTGGCCTGGCAGCTGCTGGTCTGGAGTCTGGCTTCGCTCGCGGCGGTGTTTCTCTGGTTTCGCTATGGCAAGGGCCGCAGCAAGCCGGGCGAGGACTGGAGCGCCGACGCCCATCTGGGCGAGATCGGCCTGCTGGTCGCAGCGGTCGGCCCCTTTGCCCGCGGGCGCGTACGCTTCCAGAAACCCATCCTTGGTAGTGACGAATGGCCCTGCCTGGCCGATGCCGAGATCGCGGCCGGCGAGCGCGTGCGGCTGCTTGCCTTCGAAGGCAACCTGGTCAAGGTCGCCCGTCAATCCTGA
- a CDS encoding class I SAM-dependent methyltransferase: MNTATLASLTDLLLAALASPPAEARRLVHGRGRLLPGLEQLTVDWLEGVVRVGLFRELPMAELDALRTTLVALDETPAWRASGAQSLLLQHRYRLDAASEALIGAPVGEHVIHEEGLKFGLDLTRHQNMGLFLDMRLGRRWVREQAAGLRILNLFAYTCGFSVAALAGGAAQVVNLDMARGPLTRGRENHRLNGHDLGKVSFLGHELFKSWGKVRKLGPYDLVIVDPPSFQQGSFALTKDYARILRRLPELLTPGGRVLACVNDPGVGADFLIAGMAQEAPALTFVERLANPPEFADEDPEGGLKVLVFQQG; encoded by the coding sequence ATGAATACCGCTACGCTCGCCAGCCTCACCGATCTGCTTCTCGCCGCCCTCGCATCGCCACCCGCCGAGGCGCGCCGACTGGTGCACGGCCGTGGCCGGCTGCTGCCGGGGCTGGAGCAGCTCACCGTCGACTGGCTGGAAGGCGTGGTGCGGGTGGGCCTGTTCCGCGAGCTGCCCATGGCAGAGCTGGACGCCCTACGCACGACCCTGGTGGCCTTGGACGAGACCCCGGCGTGGCGCGCCAGCGGTGCCCAGAGCCTGCTCCTGCAGCATCGCTATCGGCTGGATGCCGCCAGCGAGGCGCTGATCGGCGCGCCGGTGGGCGAGCACGTCATCCATGAGGAAGGCCTGAAGTTCGGCCTGGACCTCACCCGTCACCAGAACATGGGGCTGTTCCTCGACATGCGCCTGGGCCGCCGCTGGGTACGCGAGCAGGCCGCCGGGCTGCGGATCCTCAACCTGTTCGCCTACACCTGTGGTTTCTCCGTAGCGGCCCTGGCCGGCGGCGCGGCCCAAGTGGTCAATCTGGACATGGCTCGCGGGCCCCTGACCCGCGGCCGCGAGAATCACCGCCTCAATGGCCATGACCTGGGCAAGGTCAGCTTTCTCGGCCACGAACTGTTCAAGTCCTGGGGCAAGGTGCGCAAGCTGGGACCCTATGATCTGGTGATCGTCGACCCGCCCAGCTTCCAGCAGGGCAGCTTCGCCCTGACCAAGGACTATGCGCGCATCCTGCGTCGGTTGCCGGAGCTGCTCACCCCTGGCGGGCGGGTGCTGGCCTGCGTCAACGATCCGGGCGTGGGGGCGGACTTCCTCATCGCCGGCATGGCCCAGGAAGCACCGGCGCTGACCTTCGTCGAGCGCCTGGCCAATCCGCCGGAATTCGCCGACGAGGACCCCGAAGGTGGCCTCAAGGTGTTGGTGTTCCAGCAAGGGTGA